Proteins encoded together in one Gemmatimonadota bacterium DH-78 window:
- the lspA gene encoding signal peptidase II, whose product MRRKFLIPALILPAILVLDFVTKRWALVALDDGRSIDLLGGLLPLTLAFNKGAAFGLSIGDDSRWLFVPITIVALGLLASLYRQASERDGLRLIAICLVTAGALGNLYDRVRWSRGVVDFFGPVDLGFWNFPIFNVADIAITCGAIGLALSFWQEEKREREAARAAGGGGGGPAGGADSASDPGATGDDRWGEPAEPRA is encoded by the coding sequence GTGCGTCGCAAGTTCCTGATCCCCGCCCTCATCCTGCCGGCGATCCTCGTCCTCGACTTCGTGACGAAGCGATGGGCTCTGGTCGCCCTCGACGACGGCCGGAGCATCGACCTGCTGGGCGGGCTGCTGCCGCTCACGCTGGCCTTCAACAAGGGGGCGGCCTTCGGCCTTTCGATCGGCGACGACTCGCGCTGGCTCTTCGTGCCGATCACGATCGTCGCACTCGGGCTGCTCGCTTCGCTGTATCGGCAGGCGTCGGAGCGCGACGGGCTGAGGCTCATTGCCATCTGCCTGGTGACCGCCGGTGCGCTCGGCAACCTCTACGACCGCGTTCGCTGGTCGCGTGGGGTGGTCGACTTCTTCGGTCCCGTGGATCTGGGCTTCTGGAATTTTCCGATCTTCAATGTGGCCGACATCGCCATCACCTGCGGAGCGATCGGGTTGGCCCTCTCCTTCTGGCAGGAGGAGAAGCGGGAGCGCGAGGCGGCGCGTGCCGCGGGCGGGGGCGGGGGAGGCCCCGCGGGCGGTGCCGATTCGGCGTCCGACCCAGGCGCCACGGGAGACGATCGGTGGGGTGAGCCCGCCGAACCGAGGGCCTGA